The following coding sequences lie in one Sorghum bicolor cultivar BTx623 chromosome 6, Sorghum_bicolor_NCBIv3, whole genome shotgun sequence genomic window:
- the LOC8075856 gene encoding calmodulin-binding protein 60 D isoform X2: MQRQGRHLERSNSKRALDHGAGGDDDDRPSKRPRVPALASVIVEALKVDSLQKLCSSLEPILRRVVSEEVERALAKLGPAGPARIQGRSSPKRIEGPDGRNLQLQFRTRLSLPLFTGGKVEGEQGAAIHVVLLDANTGHVVTSGPESSVKLDILVLEGDFNKEEDEGWTEEDFESHIVKEREGKRPLLTGDLQITLKEGVGTIGELIFTDNSSWIRSRKFRLGLRVSSGFCEGIRVMEAKTEAFTVKDHRGELYKKHYPPALKDEVWRLEKIGKDGSFHKRLNSSGIYTVEHFLQFLVRDQQKLRSILGSNMSNRMWESLIEHAKTCVLSGNHYIYYSSDARSVGAIFNNIYEFTGLIADDQFISAENLTENQRVFADTLVKQAYDDWINAVEYDGKALLSFKQTKKTVTTRSETAKASASYPASNDLMNSQKQLAGGPVNTEQSSLKNTREGGTGIPSMGNQVAREYAGNPQHVAPSITMQYDMSSLVPGGQFSGSSVQTQTSRSSNMLALRPMQQPQNFEFSGLGQSTQPSGLNPFDDWSRLQENRGGGADDYLMDEIRARSHEILENDEMQQMLRLLSMGGAPTGLNNVDGFPSYPSPAPAFSFEDNRARSSGKAVVGWLKIKAAMRWGIFVRRKAAERRAQLVELED; the protein is encoded by the exons ATGCAGAGGCAGGGGCGGCACCTGGAGCGGTCCAACTCGAAGCGAGCGCTCGACCATGGCGCCGGCGGTGACGACGACGACCGCCCGTCTAAGCGCCCGCGTGTCCCCGCGCTCGCCAG TGTCATTGTAGAAGCACTCAAGGTAGACAGTTTACAGAAGCTTTGCTCATCACTGGAGCCAATTCTGCGCAGAGTT GTCAGTGAAGAAGTAGAGCGTGCTTTAGCCAAATTGGGTCCTGCAGGTCCTGCTAGGATCCAAGGAAG GAGCTCTCCCAAACGAATTGAAGGCCCTGATGGTAGAAACCTCCAGCTTCAGTTTAGGACTAGGTTATCCCTTCCACTCTTTACTGGAGGCAAAGTAGAAGGCGAGCAGGGAGCAGCAATTCATGTTGTGCTGCTTGATGCGAACACTGGACATGTTGTCACTTCAGGACCCGAGTCATCTGTGAAACTGGACATTCTGGTACTTGAGGGTGATTTTAATAAAGAGGAAGACGAGGGTTGGACCGAAGAAGACTTTGAAAGTCACATTGTTAAAGAACGAGAAGGCAAGAGACCTCTTTTAACTGGAGACCTGCAGATAACCCTTAAAGAAGGTGTTGGGACTATAGGAGAGCTTATTTTCACTGACAATTCCAGCTGGATAAGAAGCCGAAAATTTAGACTTGGGTTGAGAGTCTCCTCAGGGTTCTGTGAAGGAATTCGTGTTATGGAAGCAAAAACAGAGGCTTTTACTGTTAAAGATCACAGAGGCGAAT TGTATAAGAAGCACTATCCTCCTGCACTAAAGGATGAGGTATGGAGATTAGAAAAGATTGGAAAGGATGGTTCATTCCACAAGAGATTAAACTCAAGTGGAATCTATACAGTTGAACACTTTCTTCAATTCCTTGTTAGAGACCAACAGAAATTAAGAAGT ATTCTTGGCAGTAACATGTCAAATAGGATGTGGGAAAGTCTTATTGAGCACGCAAAGACATGTGTTTTGAGTGGCAACCATTATATATATTACTCAAGTGATGCAAGAAGTGTGGGTGCAATATTCAACAACATATATGAGTTCACTGGTTTGATTGCTGATGATCAATTCATTTCAGCTGAAAATCTCACTGAAAACCAGAGG GTGTTTGCTGACACATTGGTTAAGCAAGCATATGATGATTGGATCAATGCTGTAGAATATGATGGCAAGGCGCTGTTGAGTTTCAAGCAGACAAAGAAAACTGTTACAACTAGAAGTGAAACAGCGAAAGCTTCAGCAAGCTACCCTGCATCAAACGATTTAATGAACTCACAGAAACAACTGGCTGGAGGTCCTGTAAATACTGAGCAATCTTCCCTGAAGAATACCAGAGAAG GTGGAACTGGAATCCCATCCATGGGGAACCAGGTAGCAAGAGAGTATGCAGGCAATCCTCAGCACGTGGCACCAAGTATCACCATGCAATACGACATGAGTTCATTGGTCCCCGGAGGCCAGTTCAGTGGTTCCTCCGTGCAGACTCAAACTTCACGAAGCTCCAACATGCTTGCACTGCGGCCAATGCAGCAGCCTCAAAACTTCGAGTTCTCTGGGCTTGGTCAGTCCACACAACCTTCAGGGCTCAACCCTTTCGATGACTGGTCTCGATTGCAGGAGAACCGCGGAGGCGGCGCCGATGACTACTTGATGGATGAGATAAGGGCAAGGAGCCACGAGATATTGGAGAACGATGAGATGCAGCAGATGCTGCGCCTCCTGAGCATGGGCGGGGCACCGACCGGCCTGAATAATGTTGACGGTTTCCCTTCATACCCGTCTCCTGCCCCAGCCTTCAGCTTTGAGGACAACCGTGCTCGCTCGTCCGGCAAAGCTGTTGTCGGGTGGCTGAAGATCAAGGCTGCGATGCGGTGGGGCATCTTTGTCAGGAGGAAAGCGGCCGAGAGACGAGCTCAACTTGTTGAGCTGGAAGACTAG
- the LOC8075856 gene encoding calmodulin-binding protein 60 D isoform X1, giving the protein MQRQGRHLERSNSKRALDHGAGGDDDDRPSKRPRVPALASVIVEALKVDSLQKLCSSLEPILRRVVSEEVERALAKLGPAGPARIQGRSSPKRIEGPDGRNLQLQFRTRLSLPLFTGGKVEGEQGAAIHVVLLDANTGHVVTSGPESSVKLDILVLEGDFNKEEDEGWTEEDFESHIVKEREGKRPLLTGDLQITLKEGVGTIGELIFTDNSSWIRSRKFRLGLRVSSGFCEGIRVMEAKTEAFTVKDHRGELYKKHYPPALKDEVWRLEKIGKDGSFHKRLNSSGIYTVEHFLQFLVRDQQKLRSILGSNMSNRMWESLIEHAKTCVLSGNHYIYYSSDARSVGAIFNNIYEFTGLIADDQFISAENLTENQRVFADTLVKQAYDDWINAVEYDGKALLSFKQTKKTVTTRSETAKASASYPASNDLMNSQKQLAGGPVNTEQSSLKNTREAGGTGIPSMGNQVAREYAGNPQHVAPSITMQYDMSSLVPGGQFSGSSVQTQTSRSSNMLALRPMQQPQNFEFSGLGQSTQPSGLNPFDDWSRLQENRGGGADDYLMDEIRARSHEILENDEMQQMLRLLSMGGAPTGLNNVDGFPSYPSPAPAFSFEDNRARSSGKAVVGWLKIKAAMRWGIFVRRKAAERRAQLVELED; this is encoded by the exons ATGCAGAGGCAGGGGCGGCACCTGGAGCGGTCCAACTCGAAGCGAGCGCTCGACCATGGCGCCGGCGGTGACGACGACGACCGCCCGTCTAAGCGCCCGCGTGTCCCCGCGCTCGCCAG TGTCATTGTAGAAGCACTCAAGGTAGACAGTTTACAGAAGCTTTGCTCATCACTGGAGCCAATTCTGCGCAGAGTT GTCAGTGAAGAAGTAGAGCGTGCTTTAGCCAAATTGGGTCCTGCAGGTCCTGCTAGGATCCAAGGAAG GAGCTCTCCCAAACGAATTGAAGGCCCTGATGGTAGAAACCTCCAGCTTCAGTTTAGGACTAGGTTATCCCTTCCACTCTTTACTGGAGGCAAAGTAGAAGGCGAGCAGGGAGCAGCAATTCATGTTGTGCTGCTTGATGCGAACACTGGACATGTTGTCACTTCAGGACCCGAGTCATCTGTGAAACTGGACATTCTGGTACTTGAGGGTGATTTTAATAAAGAGGAAGACGAGGGTTGGACCGAAGAAGACTTTGAAAGTCACATTGTTAAAGAACGAGAAGGCAAGAGACCTCTTTTAACTGGAGACCTGCAGATAACCCTTAAAGAAGGTGTTGGGACTATAGGAGAGCTTATTTTCACTGACAATTCCAGCTGGATAAGAAGCCGAAAATTTAGACTTGGGTTGAGAGTCTCCTCAGGGTTCTGTGAAGGAATTCGTGTTATGGAAGCAAAAACAGAGGCTTTTACTGTTAAAGATCACAGAGGCGAAT TGTATAAGAAGCACTATCCTCCTGCACTAAAGGATGAGGTATGGAGATTAGAAAAGATTGGAAAGGATGGTTCATTCCACAAGAGATTAAACTCAAGTGGAATCTATACAGTTGAACACTTTCTTCAATTCCTTGTTAGAGACCAACAGAAATTAAGAAGT ATTCTTGGCAGTAACATGTCAAATAGGATGTGGGAAAGTCTTATTGAGCACGCAAAGACATGTGTTTTGAGTGGCAACCATTATATATATTACTCAAGTGATGCAAGAAGTGTGGGTGCAATATTCAACAACATATATGAGTTCACTGGTTTGATTGCTGATGATCAATTCATTTCAGCTGAAAATCTCACTGAAAACCAGAGG GTGTTTGCTGACACATTGGTTAAGCAAGCATATGATGATTGGATCAATGCTGTAGAATATGATGGCAAGGCGCTGTTGAGTTTCAAGCAGACAAAGAAAACTGTTACAACTAGAAGTGAAACAGCGAAAGCTTCAGCAAGCTACCCTGCATCAAACGATTTAATGAACTCACAGAAACAACTGGCTGGAGGTCCTGTAAATACTGAGCAATCTTCCCTGAAGAATACCAGAGAAG CAGGTGGAACTGGAATCCCATCCATGGGGAACCAGGTAGCAAGAGAGTATGCAGGCAATCCTCAGCACGTGGCACCAAGTATCACCATGCAATACGACATGAGTTCATTGGTCCCCGGAGGCCAGTTCAGTGGTTCCTCCGTGCAGACTCAAACTTCACGAAGCTCCAACATGCTTGCACTGCGGCCAATGCAGCAGCCTCAAAACTTCGAGTTCTCTGGGCTTGGTCAGTCCACACAACCTTCAGGGCTCAACCCTTTCGATGACTGGTCTCGATTGCAGGAGAACCGCGGAGGCGGCGCCGATGACTACTTGATGGATGAGATAAGGGCAAGGAGCCACGAGATATTGGAGAACGATGAGATGCAGCAGATGCTGCGCCTCCTGAGCATGGGCGGGGCACCGACCGGCCTGAATAATGTTGACGGTTTCCCTTCATACCCGTCTCCTGCCCCAGCCTTCAGCTTTGAGGACAACCGTGCTCGCTCGTCCGGCAAAGCTGTTGTCGGGTGGCTGAAGATCAAGGCTGCGATGCGGTGGGGCATCTTTGTCAGGAGGAAAGCGGCCGAGAGACGAGCTCAACTTGTTGAGCTGGAAGACTAG